A section of the Festucalex cinctus isolate MCC-2025b chromosome 7, RoL_Fcin_1.0, whole genome shotgun sequence genome encodes:
- the vwde gene encoding von Willebrand factor D and EGF domain-containing protein isoform X4 gives MFLVLVLCSYRRCCWVCVPTPAPPGAPRAGSLPATQSACLQAAVRGSRSRNWTPTSISTRERRTLRNVGDEEEDAGRGRIDLHRNQSEEDVVPPECAPGGHGILQNAYRSTTFSSSWLLQSSPRDLVCDHSLAPGWYQFQIFDKPASMPTRCVEVNHCGTQAPVWLFLGEGESLPGPLELRHLTACAAWQLFPSSSKECCLFRIPVSVRNCGEFYVYLLQPTQGCMGYCAQEMADTSPLTSLTCGHGEVNVDGTCTTMSSVKQPAAPSEPMITPEWTAGGVHLKCSFSSSSNNFSSSLGHVVAWSRASPQGKREELKQETTIQTWALIELDGFNLRLGDKIYCSVYSFFLDSPDIHGASVESQEFFAGIRLRPEVSVLSEDGKLYELMVESTVPVLCLDESLSSSSSQSGHCTLSLMLSTNSLDEAVLGSDVSLSSCSVDLSSGPCQDGVCGRAMVHYTAITDFVRDGDRTTNISIRPLVTSNFVWNGYTPDPVQLKVSDVPSAYCYSFTDPHVVTFDGRHYDNYQVGTFVLYKSSRWPFEVHVRQWECGGGGAAPTSCACGVAARDGNDVVTLDMCDGDVGQTKPRLSVKKRDLSKSGVRVHEAYQGRKITLTFSSGAFVRADVADWGLSLTLRASGLDRGHTVGLCGTYDGKPDNEFQSSAGSTLKDLQSFISHWRLSPGSSLFDTVPPPPSSSPPSVLSSRKFCDCQSSAQSGPPPAGSPHEACSRHGNLRLPAVIPSLDVTAEYISSVELHPSHQFIPAAPRQSDVESDAYFFPEDHEPDTHVGLDLTWPTPSGLTENEARAECRGVVANSSLALGCGGLLGADVVAGAVEMCVSDLRLKDERSWLNAILPLLENECERRVVEEGQGGARQVDRRDHRDAVSVLKCPNLCNGNGQCSEWGCVCFPSFGSYDCSILSEHTPEITDVESGGLCDVRASDCSTVHVSGVGFKNGHQLKCEFVQEKLLEGEWLVAEPHLVAATFVDVTAVECRFPPDVGRAAASVGATAAATNRPFLARWKVKVSNDGYSFSNAKVVTVYDGACHVCSLHVDPLCSLRDKTCSIDSVCYDGGQSHPFNPCLACRPNASQLAWTARSAENEPPVLASLPSLLRSFQGEEFIYQLQARDPEGSPVVFALRSGPEGASLSPSGLIRWKVTSRSAHMHGFDFTVTDDCQAETSASLQVLVRPCECTNGGTCVTDVNTPASSGEHTCACPAGFKGQRCEVDVDDCKPNPCRLGRCMDGPDSFMCICPPGMTGDLTHVERVERTWTSASLIRASPGWTAPTRWAPSPVDSAHADTPAMASDCNTSESGAIPPEVPNPTTLTLLPRAVPPWCPVLREPPCGCWICLWTLPSWSLWQRDYLHTIRRPPDRSRRPGATVANSRRSSPSSSSLERSPGRCPHGYAGDGVTCKAVCRFQCGRNMECTQPNTCTCKDGYTGYNCHMAVCRPDCKNRGRCVRPNVCECPLGYGGPTCEEASCEPPCQHGGTCLARNLCTCSYGYVGPRCQIMVCNRHCENGGECVSPDVCKCKPGWNGPTCNSAECRPVCLNGGTCTRPNVCACPAGFYGSQCQIAVCSPPCKNGGQCMRNNVCSCPEGYTGKRCQKSVCEPTCMNQGKCVGANTCSCTSGWSGNRCNIPVCLQKCKNGGECVGPNTCHCPAGWEGLQCQTPVCKQRCLNGGRCVLPDYCHCQRGYKGLTCATQVSQA, from the exons ATGTTTTTGGTGCTTGTGCTCTGTAGCTATCGACGGTGTTGTTGGGTCTGTGTCCCCACTCCCGCCCCTCCTGGCGCTCCACGCGCGGGGAGCCTGCCGGCGACGCAGTCAGCCTGCCTCCAGGCTGCAGTCCGGGGATCCCGAAGCCGGAACTGGACTCCCACTTCCATTTCCACGCGTGAGAGGAGAACTCTACGCAATGTgggggatgaggaggaggacgcAGGGCGAGGAAGGATTGACCTCCACCGGAACCAGAGTGAGGAGGACG TCGTCCCTCCCGAGTGTGCCCCTGGGGGCCACGGGATCCTACAGAACGCGTACCGCAGCACCACCTTCAGCTCCAGCTGGCTGCTGCAGTCATCGCCGCGGGACTTGGTTTGCGATCACTCCCTGGCGCCCGGCTGGTACCAGTTCCAGATCTTCGACAAGCCAGCTAGCATGCCCACCCGGTGTGTGGAG GTGAACCACTGTGGGACCCAGGCTCCTGTTTGGCTGTTTCTGGGAGAAGGCGAGTCGCTGCCGGGTCCACTGGAGCTTCGGCATTTGACCGCCTGCGCCGCCTGGCAGTTATTCCCGAGCAGCAGCAAGGAATGCTGCTTGTTTCGTATCCCGGTGTCCGTACGCAACTGCGGAGAGTTCTACGTTTACTTGCTGCAGCCCACTCAGGGATGCATGGGCTACTGTGCACAAG AAATGGCGGACACGTCACCTTTGACCTCGCTTACTTGCGGCCATGGTGAGGTCAACGTGGACGGAACGTGTACAACGA TGTCTTCAGTCAAGCAGCCTGCTGCGCCGTCTGAACCCATGATCACTCCCGAGTGGACAGCAGGTGGCGTGCATCTGAAGTGCAGCTTCTCCAGCAGCTCCAACAACTTCAGCAGCTCACTGGGCCACGTGGTGGCCTGGTCCCGAGCCTCACCACAGGGCAAGCGAGAGGAACTCAAGCAGGAGACCACCATCCAGACTTGGGCCCTCATTGAGCTGGACGGCTTCAACCTTCGCCTGGGAGACAAG ATTTACTGCTCGGTCTACAGCTTCTTTTTGGACTCTCCGGACATCCATGGTGCTTCAGTGGAAAGTCAGGAGTTCTTTGCGGGAATTCgg CTGAGACCCGAGGTGAGCGTCCTGTCCGAGGACGGGAAGCTGTACGAGCTGATGGTCGAGAGCACCGTTCCTGTCCTGTGTCTGGATGAGTCGTTGTCATCCTCCTCTTCTCAGTCAGGACATTGCACTCTCTCTTTGATGCTCAGCACAAACAGCTTAG ACGAGGCTGTGCTGGGCTCTGACGTGTCCCTGTCCTCATGCTCTGTGGACTTGTCCAGTGGTCCGTGCCAGGACGGCGTGTGCGGCCGGGCTATGGTGCACTACACTGCAATCACAGACTTTGTCAGAGATGGTGACCGGACCACTAACATCTCAATCCGGCCCCTCGTCACCAGCAACTTTGTGTGGAACGGTTACACGCCCGATCCTGTTCAG CTCAAAGTGAGTGATGTGCCTTCAGCGTACTGTTACTCCTTCACTGACCCACACGTCGTCACATTTGATGGCAG GCACTATGACAACTACCAGGTGGGCACGTTCGTGCTGTACAAGAGCTCCCGCTGGCCGTTTGAGGTCCACGTGCGACAGTGGGAGTGCGGGGGCGGCGGGGCGGCACCCACATCGTGTGCGTGCGGCGTGGCGGCCCGGGATGGCAACGACGTGGTCACCTTGGACATGTGCGACGGGGACGTGGGCCAAACCAAACCTCGCCTCTCGGTGAAGAAGCGAGACCTGAGCAAGAGCGGGGTGCGCGTCCATGAAGCCTACCAGGGACGCAAAATCACA TTGACTTTCTCGTCCGGAGCATTTGTACGCGCCGATGTGGCAGATTGGGGTCTGAGCCTGACGCTGAGGGCTTCCGGTTTAGACAGGGGCCACACCGTGGGTTTGTGCGGCACCTACGACGGAAAACCTGACAACGAATTCCAATCCTCTGCAGGAAGCACACTGAAGGATTTGCAGAGTTTTATCTCTCACTGGAG GCTCAGTCCAGGAAGCAGCCTGTTCGACACcgtaccaccaccaccatcatcgtCCCCTCCGAGTGTGCTCAGTTCACGTAAATTCTGCGACTGTCAATCATCGGCCCAAAGTGGACCACCACCCGCGGGTTCCCCACATGAAGCCTGCTCTCGCCATGGTAACTTGCGCCTCCCCGCCGTCATCCCGTCTCTGGACGTCACGGCCGAGTACATCAGCTCAGTGGAGTTGCACCCTTCCCATCAATTCATCCCTGCCGCTCCACGCCAATCCGACGTGGAGAGCGACGCCTATTTCTTCCCAGAAGACCACGAACCTGACACTCACGTAGGCCTCGATCTGACGTGGCCGACGCCCTCTGGTTTGACTGAGAATGAAGCACGGGCCGAGTGTCGGGGCGTCGTCGCCAACTCCAGCCTCGCCCTGGGCTGCGGGGGACTTCTTGGGGCCGACGTGGTGGCCGGCGCGGTGGAAATGTGTGTCAGCGACTTGCGGTTAAAGGACGAACGATCATGGCTGAACGCCATCCTGCCCCTGCTGGAGAATGAGTGCGAGAGGCGGGTGGTGGAGGAGGGTCAGGGAGGGGCGCGCCAAGTAGATCGCAGGGACCACCGGGACGCTGTGTCTGTGCTCAAGTGTCCTAATCTGTGTAATGGGAACGGACAGTGCTCAGAGTGGGGATGCGTCTGCTTCCCCAGCTTTGGATCCTACGACTGCAGCATCTTGTCTG AGCACACGCCAGAGATCACGGATGTGGAGTCGGGAGGTCTGTGCGACGTCCGCGCCAGCGACTGCTCCACCGTGCACGTGTCAGGGGTCGGCTTCAAGAACGGCCATCAGCTCAAGTGCGAGTTCGTCCAAGAAAAG TTGTTGGAAGGCGAGTGGCTTGTGGCCGAGCCTCACTTGGTCGCCGCCACTTTCGTGGATGTGACGGCCGTGGAGTGCCGCTTCCCACCGGACGTTGGTCGAGCTGCTGCGAGCGTGGGTGCGACGGCAGCGGCGACAAATCGACCATTCCTGGCCCGCTGGAAGGTCAAA GTGTCCAACGACGGTTACAGCTTCAGCAACGCTAAAGTTGTGACTGTGTACGACGGAGCATGTCACGTGTGCAGCCTGCACGTCGACCCCCTCTGCTCGCTCAGG GACAAGACATGCAGCATCGATAGCGTCTGTTATGATGGAGGGCAGTCGCACCCCTTCAACCCTTGTCTTGCCTGTCGACCGAACGCCTCGCAGCTCGCTTGGACCGCCCGCAGCG CAGAGAACGAGCCCCCCGTACTGGCATCCCTGCCCTCCCTCCTGCGGTCCTTCCAGGGAGAGGAGTTCATCTACCAGCTGCAGGCACGAGACCCCGAGGGCTCGCCGGTGGTTTTCGCTCTCCGCTCGGGTCCCGAGGGCGCGTCATTGTCGCCGTCCGGTCTGATCCGGTGGAAGGTGACATCCCGGAGTGCGCACATGCACGGCTTCGACTTTACCGTGACGGATGACTGCCAAGCTGagacctctgcctccctgcaa GTGTTGGTGCGTCCGTGCGAGTGCACAAATGGCGGCACGTGCGTGACCGACGTCAACACGCCTGCCAGCAGCGGTGAGCATACATGCGCCTGCCCGGCAGGGTTCAAAGGTCAGCGGTGCGAGGTGGACGTGGACGACTGCAAACCCAACCCCTGCAGGCTGGGACGCTGCATGGACGGACCCGACTCCTTCATGTGCATCTGCCCACCCGGAATGACAGGTGACCTTACACAT GTGGAACGTGTCGAGAGGACGTGGACGAGTGCGTCTCTCATCCGTGCTTCCCCGGGGTGGACTGCGCCAACACGCTGGGCTCCTTCTCCTGTGGACTCTGCCCACGCGGATACGCCGGCGATGGCATC CGACTGTAACACCAGTGAGAGTGGGGCCATTCCCCCCGAGGTCCCGAACCCCACCACCCTCACCCTGCTCCCGCGGGCCGTGCCACCCTGGTGTCCAGTGCTTCGAGAGCCCCCATGTGGCTGCTGGATTTGTCTGTGGACCCTGCCCTCCTGGTCTCTATGGCAACGGGACTACTTGCACACCATCAG ACGGCCCCCTGACAGAAGCAGGAGACCTGGTGCCACTGTTGCCAACTCACGGAGATCTTctccttcttcgtcttctttggAGAGAAGTCCCGGACGCTGCCCGCATGGATACGCGGGCGATGGAGTCACGTGCAAAG CTGTATGCAGGTTTCAGTGCGGGAGGAACATGGAGTGCACGCAGCCCAACACGTGCACATGCAAGGACGGATACACTGGATACAACTGTCACATgg CCGTGTGCCGGCCGGACTGCAAGAACCGTGGCAGATGTGTGCGTCCTAACGTGTGTGAATGCCCCCTGGGCTACGGCGGGCCCACCTGCGAGGAAG CGAGCTGCGAGCCGCCGTGCCAACATGGAGGCACATGTCTCGCTAGAAACCTTTGCACGTGTTCTTACGGCTACGTGGGACCAAGATGTCAAATCA TGGTGTGCAACAGacactgtgaaaatggcggcgagtgtgTTTCTCCCGACGTGTGCAAATGCAAGCCAGGCTGGAACGGACCAACGTGCAACTCAG ctGAGTGCAGGCCGGTGTGTCTGAACGGAGGAACGTGCACCAGACCAAACGTGTGCGCTTGTCCCGCCGGATTCTACGGCTCGCAGTGTCAAATTG ctgTGTGCAGCCCACCTTGCAAGAACGGAGGTCAATGCATGAGGAACAACGTGTGTTCATGTCCCGAAGGCTACACGGGGAAACGATGTCAAAAGA GTGTGTGCGAGCCCACATGCATGAACCAAGGCAAATGTGTTGGGGCCAACACGTGCTCGTGCACGTCGGGCTGGAGCGGAAACAGATGTAACATAC CTGTGTGTCTGCAGAAATgtaaaaatggcggcgagtgcgTGGGGCCCAACACATGCCACTGTCCTGCTGGCTGGGAGGGTCTGCAGTGTCAGACAC CGGTTTGCAAACAGCGCTGCCTGAACGGGGGGCGGTGCGTGCTGCCCGATTACTGCCACTGTCAGAGGGGCTACAAGGGCCTCACCTGCGCCACTCAG GTCTCGCAAGCGTGA
- the vwde gene encoding von Willebrand factor D and EGF domain-containing protein isoform X2: MFLVLVLCSYRRCCWVCVPTPAPPGAPRAGSLPATQSACLQAAVRGSRSRNWTPTSISTRERRTLRNVGDEEEDAGRGRIDLHRNQSEEDVVPPECAPGGHGILQNAYRSTTFSSSWLLQSSPRDLVCDHSLAPGWYQFQIFDKPASMPTRCVEVNHCGTQAPVWLFLGEGESLPGPLELRHLTACAAWQLFPSSSKECCLFRIPVSVRNCGEFYVYLLQPTQGCMGYCAQEMADTSPLTSLTCGHGEVNVDGTCTTMSSVKQPAAPSEPMITPEWTAGGVHLKCSFSSSSNNFSSSLGHVVAWSRASPQGKREELKQETTIQTWALIELDGFNLRLGDKIYCSVYSFFLDSPDIHGASVESQEFFAGIRLRPEVSVLSEDGKLYELMVESTVPVLCLDESLSSSSSQSGHCTLSLMLSTNSLDEAVLGSDVSLSSCSVDLSSGPCQDGVCGRAMVHYTAITDFVRDGDRTTNISIRPLVTSNFVWNGYTPDPVQLKVSDVPSAYCYSFTDPHVVTFDGRHYDNYQVGTFVLYKSSRWPFEVHVRQWECGGGGAAPTSCACGVAARDGNDVVTLDMCDGDVGQTKPRLSVKKRDLSKSGVRVHEAYQGRKITLTFSSGAFVRADVADWGLSLTLRASGLDRGHTVGLCGTYDGKPDNEFQSSAGSTLKDLQSFISHWRLSPGSSLFDTVPPPPSSSPPSVLSSRKFCDCQSSAQSGPPPAGSPHEACSRHGNLRLPAVIPSLDVTAEYISSVELHPSHQFIPAAPRQSDVESDAYFFPEDHEPDTHVGLDLTWPTPSGLTENEARAECRGVVANSSLALGCGGLLGADVVAGAVEMCVSDLRLKDERSWLNAILPLLENECERRVVEEGQGGARQVDRRDHRDAVSVLKCPNLCNGNGQCSEWGCVCFPSFGSYDCSILSEHTPEITDVESGGLCDVRASDCSTVHVSGVGFKNGHQLKCEFVQEKLLEGEWLVAEPHLVAATFVDVTAVECRFPPDVGRAAASVGATAAATNRPFLARWKVKVSNDGYSFSNAKVVTVYDGACHVCSLHVDPLCSLRDKTCSIDSVCYDGGQSHPFNPCLACRPNASQLAWTARSENEPPVLASLPSLLRSFQGEEFIYQLQARDPEGSPVVFALRSGPEGASLSPSGLIRWKVTSRSAHMHGFDFTVTDDCQAETSASLQVLVRPCECTNGGTCVTDVNTPASSGEHTCACPAGFKGQRCEVDVDDCKPNPCRLGRCMDGPDSFMCICPPGMTGGTCREDVDECVSHPCFPGVDCANTLGSFSCGLCPRGYAGDGIVCIPTVTPVRVGPFPPRSRTPPPSPCSRGPCHPGVQCFESPHVAAGFVCGPCPPGLYGNGTTCTPSGQASVTAEQIPSGRLNSGREMMHTTFSSFSSSPTSPRRPPDRSRRPGATVANSRRSSPSSSSLERSPGRCPHGYAGDGVTCKAVCRFQCGRNMECTQPNTCTCKDGYTGYNCHMAVCRPDCKNRGRCVRPNVCECPLGYGGPTCEEASCEPPCQHGGTCLARNLCTCSYGYVGPRCQIMVCNRHCENGGECVSPDVCKCKPGWNGPTCNSAECRPVCLNGGTCTRPNVCACPAGFYGSQCQIAVCSPPCKNGGQCMRNNVCSCPEGYTGKRCQKSVCEPTCMNQGKCVGANTCSCTSGWSGNRCNIPVCLQKCKNGGECVGPNTCHCPAGWEGLQCQTPVCKQRCLNGGRCVLPDYCHCQRGYKGLTCATQVSQA; the protein is encoded by the exons ATGTTTTTGGTGCTTGTGCTCTGTAGCTATCGACGGTGTTGTTGGGTCTGTGTCCCCACTCCCGCCCCTCCTGGCGCTCCACGCGCGGGGAGCCTGCCGGCGACGCAGTCAGCCTGCCTCCAGGCTGCAGTCCGGGGATCCCGAAGCCGGAACTGGACTCCCACTTCCATTTCCACGCGTGAGAGGAGAACTCTACGCAATGTgggggatgaggaggaggacgcAGGGCGAGGAAGGATTGACCTCCACCGGAACCAGAGTGAGGAGGACG TCGTCCCTCCCGAGTGTGCCCCTGGGGGCCACGGGATCCTACAGAACGCGTACCGCAGCACCACCTTCAGCTCCAGCTGGCTGCTGCAGTCATCGCCGCGGGACTTGGTTTGCGATCACTCCCTGGCGCCCGGCTGGTACCAGTTCCAGATCTTCGACAAGCCAGCTAGCATGCCCACCCGGTGTGTGGAG GTGAACCACTGTGGGACCCAGGCTCCTGTTTGGCTGTTTCTGGGAGAAGGCGAGTCGCTGCCGGGTCCACTGGAGCTTCGGCATTTGACCGCCTGCGCCGCCTGGCAGTTATTCCCGAGCAGCAGCAAGGAATGCTGCTTGTTTCGTATCCCGGTGTCCGTACGCAACTGCGGAGAGTTCTACGTTTACTTGCTGCAGCCCACTCAGGGATGCATGGGCTACTGTGCACAAG AAATGGCGGACACGTCACCTTTGACCTCGCTTACTTGCGGCCATGGTGAGGTCAACGTGGACGGAACGTGTACAACGA TGTCTTCAGTCAAGCAGCCTGCTGCGCCGTCTGAACCCATGATCACTCCCGAGTGGACAGCAGGTGGCGTGCATCTGAAGTGCAGCTTCTCCAGCAGCTCCAACAACTTCAGCAGCTCACTGGGCCACGTGGTGGCCTGGTCCCGAGCCTCACCACAGGGCAAGCGAGAGGAACTCAAGCAGGAGACCACCATCCAGACTTGGGCCCTCATTGAGCTGGACGGCTTCAACCTTCGCCTGGGAGACAAG ATTTACTGCTCGGTCTACAGCTTCTTTTTGGACTCTCCGGACATCCATGGTGCTTCAGTGGAAAGTCAGGAGTTCTTTGCGGGAATTCgg CTGAGACCCGAGGTGAGCGTCCTGTCCGAGGACGGGAAGCTGTACGAGCTGATGGTCGAGAGCACCGTTCCTGTCCTGTGTCTGGATGAGTCGTTGTCATCCTCCTCTTCTCAGTCAGGACATTGCACTCTCTCTTTGATGCTCAGCACAAACAGCTTAG ACGAGGCTGTGCTGGGCTCTGACGTGTCCCTGTCCTCATGCTCTGTGGACTTGTCCAGTGGTCCGTGCCAGGACGGCGTGTGCGGCCGGGCTATGGTGCACTACACTGCAATCACAGACTTTGTCAGAGATGGTGACCGGACCACTAACATCTCAATCCGGCCCCTCGTCACCAGCAACTTTGTGTGGAACGGTTACACGCCCGATCCTGTTCAG CTCAAAGTGAGTGATGTGCCTTCAGCGTACTGTTACTCCTTCACTGACCCACACGTCGTCACATTTGATGGCAG GCACTATGACAACTACCAGGTGGGCACGTTCGTGCTGTACAAGAGCTCCCGCTGGCCGTTTGAGGTCCACGTGCGACAGTGGGAGTGCGGGGGCGGCGGGGCGGCACCCACATCGTGTGCGTGCGGCGTGGCGGCCCGGGATGGCAACGACGTGGTCACCTTGGACATGTGCGACGGGGACGTGGGCCAAACCAAACCTCGCCTCTCGGTGAAGAAGCGAGACCTGAGCAAGAGCGGGGTGCGCGTCCATGAAGCCTACCAGGGACGCAAAATCACA TTGACTTTCTCGTCCGGAGCATTTGTACGCGCCGATGTGGCAGATTGGGGTCTGAGCCTGACGCTGAGGGCTTCCGGTTTAGACAGGGGCCACACCGTGGGTTTGTGCGGCACCTACGACGGAAAACCTGACAACGAATTCCAATCCTCTGCAGGAAGCACACTGAAGGATTTGCAGAGTTTTATCTCTCACTGGAG GCTCAGTCCAGGAAGCAGCCTGTTCGACACcgtaccaccaccaccatcatcgtCCCCTCCGAGTGTGCTCAGTTCACGTAAATTCTGCGACTGTCAATCATCGGCCCAAAGTGGACCACCACCCGCGGGTTCCCCACATGAAGCCTGCTCTCGCCATGGTAACTTGCGCCTCCCCGCCGTCATCCCGTCTCTGGACGTCACGGCCGAGTACATCAGCTCAGTGGAGTTGCACCCTTCCCATCAATTCATCCCTGCCGCTCCACGCCAATCCGACGTGGAGAGCGACGCCTATTTCTTCCCAGAAGACCACGAACCTGACACTCACGTAGGCCTCGATCTGACGTGGCCGACGCCCTCTGGTTTGACTGAGAATGAAGCACGGGCCGAGTGTCGGGGCGTCGTCGCCAACTCCAGCCTCGCCCTGGGCTGCGGGGGACTTCTTGGGGCCGACGTGGTGGCCGGCGCGGTGGAAATGTGTGTCAGCGACTTGCGGTTAAAGGACGAACGATCATGGCTGAACGCCATCCTGCCCCTGCTGGAGAATGAGTGCGAGAGGCGGGTGGTGGAGGAGGGTCAGGGAGGGGCGCGCCAAGTAGATCGCAGGGACCACCGGGACGCTGTGTCTGTGCTCAAGTGTCCTAATCTGTGTAATGGGAACGGACAGTGCTCAGAGTGGGGATGCGTCTGCTTCCCCAGCTTTGGATCCTACGACTGCAGCATCTTGTCTG AGCACACGCCAGAGATCACGGATGTGGAGTCGGGAGGTCTGTGCGACGTCCGCGCCAGCGACTGCTCCACCGTGCACGTGTCAGGGGTCGGCTTCAAGAACGGCCATCAGCTCAAGTGCGAGTTCGTCCAAGAAAAG TTGTTGGAAGGCGAGTGGCTTGTGGCCGAGCCTCACTTGGTCGCCGCCACTTTCGTGGATGTGACGGCCGTGGAGTGCCGCTTCCCACCGGACGTTGGTCGAGCTGCTGCGAGCGTGGGTGCGACGGCAGCGGCGACAAATCGACCATTCCTGGCCCGCTGGAAGGTCAAA GTGTCCAACGACGGTTACAGCTTCAGCAACGCTAAAGTTGTGACTGTGTACGACGGAGCATGTCACGTGTGCAGCCTGCACGTCGACCCCCTCTGCTCGCTCAGG GACAAGACATGCAGCATCGATAGCGTCTGTTATGATGGAGGGCAGTCGCACCCCTTCAACCCTTGTCTTGCCTGTCGACCGAACGCCTCGCAGCTCGCTTGGACCGCCCGCAGCG AGAACGAGCCCCCCGTACTGGCATCCCTGCCCTCCCTCCTGCGGTCCTTCCAGGGAGAGGAGTTCATCTACCAGCTGCAGGCACGAGACCCCGAGGGCTCGCCGGTGGTTTTCGCTCTCCGCTCGGGTCCCGAGGGCGCGTCATTGTCGCCGTCCGGTCTGATCCGGTGGAAGGTGACATCCCGGAGTGCGCACATGCACGGCTTCGACTTTACCGTGACGGATGACTGCCAAGCTGagacctctgcctccctgcaa GTGTTGGTGCGTCCGTGCGAGTGCACAAATGGCGGCACGTGCGTGACCGACGTCAACACGCCTGCCAGCAGCGGTGAGCATACATGCGCCTGCCCGGCAGGGTTCAAAGGTCAGCGGTGCGAGGTGGACGTGGACGACTGCAAACCCAACCCCTGCAGGCTGGGACGCTGCATGGACGGACCCGACTCCTTCATGTGCATCTGCCCACCCGGAATGACAG GTGGAACGTGTCGAGAGGACGTGGACGAGTGCGTCTCTCATCCGTGCTTCCCCGGGGTGGACTGCGCCAACACGCTGGGCTCCTTCTCCTGTGGACTCTGCCCACGCGGATACGCCGGCGATGGCATCGTGTGTATTC CGACTGTAACACCAGTGAGAGTGGGGCCATTCCCCCCGAGGTCCCGAACCCCACCACCCTCACCCTGCTCCCGCGGGCCGTGCCACCCTGGTGTCCAGTGCTTCGAGAGCCCCCATGTGGCTGCTGGATTTGTCTGTGGACCCTGCCCTCCTGGTCTCTATGGCAACGGGACTACTTGCACACCATCAG GTCAGGCGAGCGTAACGGCTGAACAAATTCCAAGCGGCAGACTAAATTCAGGCAGGGAGATGATGCACACCACCTTCTCCTCATTTTCATCATCCCCCACCTCACCCAGACGGCCCCCTGACAGAAGCAGGAGACCTGGTGCCACTGTTGCCAACTCACGGAGATCTTctccttcttcgtcttctttggAGAGAAGTCCCGGACGCTGCCCGCATGGATACGCGGGCGATGGAGTCACGTGCAAAG CTGTATGCAGGTTTCAGTGCGGGAGGAACATGGAGTGCACGCAGCCCAACACGTGCACATGCAAGGACGGATACACTGGATACAACTGTCACATgg CCGTGTGCCGGCCGGACTGCAAGAACCGTGGCAGATGTGTGCGTCCTAACGTGTGTGAATGCCCCCTGGGCTACGGCGGGCCCACCTGCGAGGAAG CGAGCTGCGAGCCGCCGTGCCAACATGGAGGCACATGTCTCGCTAGAAACCTTTGCACGTGTTCTTACGGCTACGTGGGACCAAGATGTCAAATCA TGGTGTGCAACAGacactgtgaaaatggcggcgagtgtgTTTCTCCCGACGTGTGCAAATGCAAGCCAGGCTGGAACGGACCAACGTGCAACTCAG ctGAGTGCAGGCCGGTGTGTCTGAACGGAGGAACGTGCACCAGACCAAACGTGTGCGCTTGTCCCGCCGGATTCTACGGCTCGCAGTGTCAAATTG ctgTGTGCAGCCCACCTTGCAAGAACGGAGGTCAATGCATGAGGAACAACGTGTGTTCATGTCCCGAAGGCTACACGGGGAAACGATGTCAAAAGA GTGTGTGCGAGCCCACATGCATGAACCAAGGCAAATGTGTTGGGGCCAACACGTGCTCGTGCACGTCGGGCTGGAGCGGAAACAGATGTAACATAC CTGTGTGTCTGCAGAAATgtaaaaatggcggcgagtgcgTGGGGCCCAACACATGCCACTGTCCTGCTGGCTGGGAGGGTCTGCAGTGTCAGACAC CGGTTTGCAAACAGCGCTGCCTGAACGGGGGGCGGTGCGTGCTGCCCGATTACTGCCACTGTCAGAGGGGCTACAAGGGCCTCACCTGCGCCACTCAG GTCTCGCAAGCGTGA